A single genomic interval of Staphylococcus hyicus harbors:
- the nirD gene encoding nitrite reductase small subunit NirD — MAITHEKVKVAHISELEPLIGKKVIVGDLQIGLFLTEDGTIHAINNVCPHKQGPLSEGTVSGHYVFCPLHDQKIDLTTGQVQEPDEGCVQTYTVEVIDGDIYLCL; from the coding sequence ATGGCAATCACACATGAAAAAGTAAAGGTAGCGCATATTTCTGAATTAGAACCTTTAATTGGTAAAAAAGTTATTGTAGGAGACTTACAAATCGGATTATTTTTAACAGAAGACGGTACAATCCATGCGATAAATAATGTATGTCCACATAAACAAGGACCACTTTCTGAAGGGACGGTCAGTGGGCACTATGTATTCTGCCCACTTCATGACCAAAAAATCGACTTAACAACAGGTCAAGTCCAAGAGCCTGATGAAGGGTGTGTTCAAACCTATACGGTTGAAGTCATCGATGGAGACATATACTTATGTCTCTAA
- the nirB gene encoding nitrite reductase large subunit NirB — translation MSKTKLLMIGNGMAGVRTIEEILERDPERFDITIIGKEPYPNYNRIMLSNILQNKMTVEETIMNPYEWYEEHGIHLITGDKVVKIDREQQLVETEKGQIVSYDQMIIATGSDSFILPIDGSRLEGVVGFRTIDDTEKMLETAKTKKNAIVIGGGLLGLECARGLVDQGMNVTVVHLAEWLMEVQLDRKAGELLKADLEKQGIHFELQANTQEILGEQHVEGIRLSDGRILEADMVVMAVGIRPVTKEARAAGLEIGRGIVVDDFMKTSDPNIYAVGECAEHRSKVYGLVAPLYDQGKVLADHITGIPTDGYKGSTTFTSLKVSGCDLFSAGWITETDGVRGIETFNGVDNIYKKVFVKDKTIVGAVLYGDTEEGNRFYNMMKKGDTIDEYTLVSILHKAGEVDAISVAEMDDDETICGCNGVSKGTIVHAIHDQGLKSVAEVTKATKAGNSCGKCKGQIAELLEHTLGDDFVAAAPTGICGCTDLSRDQIVTQIRAKGLKTSKEVRHVLDFKDKGGCPKCRPAVNYYLNMVYPHEHEDEQASRFANERYHANIQNDGTFSVIPQMRGGVTDADQLIRLGEVAKKYDVPLVKVTGSQRIGLYGVKKEELPHIWEDLEMRSASAYGKKTRSVKSCVGKEFCRFGTQYTTKLGIRLEKTFEYIDTPHKFKMGVSGCPRSCVESGVKDFGVIGVENGFQIYIGGNGGTDVVVAEHLTTVETEDEVVKLCGAYMQYYRETGIYAERTAPWLKRLGFDQVKSVVLDPEKQDELFNRIMDAKQAYENEPWHAVIEDARKRSIFEVEKV, via the coding sequence ATGAGTAAGACGAAACTTTTGATGATCGGAAACGGTATGGCTGGTGTACGTACAATCGAAGAAATTCTTGAGCGTGATCCAGAGCGCTTTGACATTACTATTATAGGTAAAGAACCTTATCCTAACTACAACCGAATTATGTTATCTAATATTCTTCAAAACAAAATGACAGTTGAAGAAACGATTATGAACCCATATGAATGGTATGAAGAACATGGCATTCATCTCATCACTGGTGATAAAGTAGTTAAAATTGATCGAGAGCAACAACTTGTTGAAACTGAAAAAGGACAAATTGTTTCCTATGATCAAATGATTATCGCAACAGGCTCTGATTCATTTATTTTACCAATCGACGGCTCACGACTTGAAGGTGTTGTTGGCTTCAGAACAATCGATGATACAGAAAAAATGTTAGAAACTGCAAAAACAAAGAAAAATGCAATCGTAATTGGTGGGGGCTTGCTTGGACTTGAGTGTGCGCGTGGTCTCGTTGACCAAGGTATGAACGTTACGGTCGTGCATTTAGCTGAGTGGTTAATGGAAGTACAACTTGACCGAAAAGCAGGAGAACTATTAAAAGCAGACCTTGAAAAACAAGGCATTCATTTTGAACTTCAAGCCAATACACAAGAAATTTTAGGCGAACAGCATGTCGAAGGTATACGACTTTCAGATGGTCGTATATTAGAAGCGGATATGGTTGTCATGGCAGTGGGAATTCGTCCAGTTACGAAGGAAGCACGTGCTGCTGGCTTAGAAATTGGTCGTGGCATTGTTGTGGATGATTTTATGAAAACGAGTGACCCTAACATATATGCGGTTGGCGAATGTGCAGAACATCGTTCAAAAGTTTACGGCTTAGTGGCACCGCTGTATGATCAAGGTAAAGTGTTAGCAGATCATATTACTGGTATCCCTACGGATGGGTACAAAGGTTCAACGACATTTACCTCTTTAAAAGTTTCAGGCTGTGATTTATTTAGTGCAGGTTGGATAACAGAAACAGATGGCGTACGTGGAATTGAAACATTTAATGGTGTCGATAATATCTACAAAAAAGTATTTGTTAAAGATAAAACGATTGTTGGCGCTGTTTTATACGGAGATACAGAAGAAGGTAATCGCTTCTACAACATGATGAAAAAAGGCGACACCATTGATGAGTATACACTTGTTTCAATTTTACACAAAGCTGGTGAAGTAGATGCCATCAGTGTTGCAGAAATGGATGATGACGAAACGATTTGTGGATGTAATGGTGTTTCTAAAGGAACAATTGTTCATGCCATTCATGACCAAGGATTAAAATCAGTTGCAGAAGTTACGAAAGCGACAAAAGCAGGGAATTCATGTGGTAAGTGTAAAGGTCAAATTGCTGAGCTGTTAGAACACACACTTGGTGATGATTTCGTAGCAGCAGCGCCAACTGGTATTTGTGGTTGTACAGATTTATCTAGAGATCAAATTGTGACACAAATACGTGCAAAAGGTCTTAAAACATCAAAAGAAGTACGTCACGTTTTAGATTTCAAAGATAAAGGGGGCTGTCCAAAATGTCGTCCAGCCGTTAACTATTATTTGAACATGGTGTATCCGCATGAACATGAAGATGAACAAGCATCACGTTTTGCGAATGAACGTTACCATGCCAACATTCAAAACGATGGGACATTCTCTGTTATTCCTCAAATGCGTGGTGGGGTGACGGATGCAGATCAATTGATTCGTCTTGGAGAAGTGGCGAAAAAATATGACGTTCCATTAGTAAAAGTGACCGGCTCACAACGTATCGGTTTATATGGTGTGAAAAAAGAAGAATTACCACACATATGGGAAGATTTAGAGATGCGTTCAGCTTCTGCATATGGCAAGAAAACACGTTCAGTAAAAAGCTGTGTCGGTAAAGAATTTTGTCGTTTCGGCACACAATATACAACAAAACTCGGTATTCGATTAGAAAAAACATTTGAATATATTGATACGCCACACAAATTTAAAATGGGTGTTTCAGGTTGTCCACGTAGTTGTGTTGAGTCTGGTGTTAAAGACTTTGGTGTCATTGGCGTAGAAAATGGATTCCAAATTTATATAGGTGGAAACGGCGGTACAGATGTGGTCGTTGCTGAACATTTAACAACAGTCGAAACAGAAGATGAAGTTGTAAAATTATGTGGTGCGTATATGCAGTATTACCGTGAAACAGGCATTTATGCTGAACGTACAGCACCATGGTTAAAACGTTTAGGATTTGATCAAGTTAAATCTGTTGTTTTAGACCCAGAAAAGCAAGACGAACTATTTAATCGCATCATGGATGCCAAACAAGCATATGAAAATGAGCCATGGCATGCAGTGATAGAGGACGCACGTAAACGTTCAATCTTTGAAGTGGAGAAGGTGTAA
- a CDS encoding 5'-nucleotidase C-terminal domain-containing protein, protein MKRLGFYSIFMIGMIVSMLILMSGTSVHAETISQPSEKTTNVQQNSSEPVAANTSSSVAQSPSMTNTSKQTPMATTSDASQPQSLEHHVQPEVSNVTSEAASSTPVNQKEGQNAQRATLTGIQSRATIQPKQAQATSSKTHTILHTNDIHGRLVEEEGRVIGMAKTKTIKDQHHPDLMLDAGDAFQGLPLSNQSKGEEMAKAMNAVGYDAMVAGNHEFDFGFDQLKKLEGMLNFPILSSNVYKNGKLAFKPSAIIEKNGVRYGIIGVTTPETKTKTSPTGIRGVTFDDPLKSVLREMDALNGKVDAFVILSHLGVDSTTQETWRSDYLTQQIQQRSQYTVPTIVIDGHSHTVMQHGQMYGRDLLAQTGTALANIGKIDFNFNNNTVSDLKASLISVKDVAQIQPDPIVKAQVDKANEAFLKETSEVVIPNNEIDFVGERDHVRRHETNLGNAIADAMEAYSKDHFSQPADFAVTNSGGIRASINKGEVTLNHIITVLPFGNTISQIKVKGSDVLAAFEHSLSAPLETVNDVKQLSANGGLLQVSKSIRVYYDMNQSAGKRIKAIHILNKQTGKFEALDVNRVYHVATNDFTASGGDGYTMLNGPREEGLSLDKVFADYLKQADVSQYNTKAPTRIINGKPEVLEAQEDKVVPFPKQPQQGASNGATQQSMVPKMNMKVINAKQTHHIHNGVKIIGDAPFVPINGQNGYVQVNGEWVSLHTSHVLLSTKKIQQLPDTGHSEQTPIWVGGLLVLGGMVLTRRYTA, encoded by the coding sequence ATGAAGCGATTAGGGTTTTATAGTATTTTTATGATCGGTATGATAGTCAGTATGCTGATTTTAATGTCTGGGACATCGGTACATGCTGAAACAATATCACAACCGTCAGAAAAAACAACCAACGTACAGCAAAATTCATCTGAACCTGTAGCGGCGAATACATCATCTTCAGTCGCGCAGTCACCATCGATGACCAACACAAGTAAACAAACACCAATGGCAACGACATCTGATGCGTCTCAACCACAATCTTTAGAACATCACGTGCAACCAGAAGTGTCAAACGTAACGTCTGAAGCAGCGTCTAGTACGCCTGTAAATCAAAAAGAAGGACAAAATGCGCAAAGAGCGACGTTAACAGGGATTCAATCACGAGCTACAATACAGCCTAAACAGGCACAGGCAACGTCATCGAAGACACACACCATTTTACATACGAATGATATTCACGGACGTCTTGTTGAAGAAGAGGGACGTGTCATCGGCATGGCAAAAACCAAAACAATTAAAGACCAACATCATCCGGATTTAATGTTAGATGCAGGAGATGCTTTTCAAGGGTTACCATTATCAAATCAATCAAAAGGTGAAGAAATGGCTAAAGCCATGAATGCCGTTGGTTATGATGCGATGGTTGCAGGTAATCATGAATTCGATTTTGGTTTTGATCAATTGAAAAAGTTAGAAGGTATGCTTAATTTTCCAATTTTAAGTTCTAATGTGTACAAAAATGGCAAATTAGCTTTTAAACCATCGGCAATCATTGAAAAAAATGGGGTGCGTTATGGCATTATCGGTGTAACGACACCTGAAACAAAAACGAAAACAAGTCCTACAGGTATTCGAGGCGTCACATTTGATGACCCGCTTAAAAGTGTTTTACGTGAAATGGATGCACTCAACGGTAAAGTTGATGCGTTTGTGATTTTATCTCATTTGGGGGTAGATTCAACAACACAAGAAACGTGGCGTTCAGATTATTTAACACAACAAATTCAGCAACGCTCACAGTACACAGTGCCAACAATTGTTATTGACGGGCATTCTCATACAGTGATGCAACATGGTCAAATGTATGGTCGTGATTTACTTGCGCAAACAGGAACAGCACTTGCGAATATCGGTAAAATAGATTTTAATTTTAACAACAATACTGTAAGTGACCTTAAAGCATCTTTAATCAGTGTAAAAGATGTAGCCCAGATACAACCAGATCCAATAGTGAAAGCACAAGTAGATAAAGCGAATGAGGCATTCTTAAAAGAAACGTCTGAAGTGGTGATTCCAAATAACGAAATTGACTTTGTTGGGGAACGTGATCACGTGCGTCGTCATGAGACAAATCTAGGTAATGCAATTGCGGACGCAATGGAAGCATATAGTAAAGACCATTTTAGTCAACCGGCTGACTTTGCTGTGACGAATAGTGGTGGCATTCGTGCCTCAATCAACAAAGGCGAGGTAACGTTAAATCACATCATTACCGTACTGCCATTTGGTAATACGATTTCTCAAATTAAAGTCAAAGGGTCTGATGTTTTAGCAGCATTTGAACATAGTTTAAGTGCACCGCTTGAAACAGTTAATGACGTGAAGCAATTATCTGCGAATGGTGGTTTATTACAAGTTTCGAAATCTATCCGTGTTTATTATGATATGAATCAATCAGCTGGAAAACGTATTAAAGCAATTCATATTTTAAATAAGCAAACAGGTAAGTTTGAGGCGCTAGATGTCAATCGTGTGTATCATGTTGCGACAAATGATTTCACTGCCTCGGGCGGAGATGGTTATACGATGTTAAATGGCCCTAGGGAAGAAGGGTTATCATTAGATAAAGTGTTTGCAGATTATTTAAAACAAGCGGATGTATCACAATATAATACTAAAGCGCCAACTCGAATCATTAATGGTAAGCCTGAAGTTTTAGAAGCACAAGAAGATAAAGTGGTGCCTTTCCCGAAACAACCGCAACAAGGTGCATCGAATGGTGCGACTCAACAATCAATGGTTCCTAAAATGAATATGAAAGTAATAAATGCGAAACAAACGCATCATATTCATAATGGTGTAAAAATCATAGGTGATGCACCTTTTGTTCCTATTAATGGTCAAAATGGCTATGTACAAGTAAATGGTGAATGGGTGTCATTACACACTAGTCATGTTTTATTATCGACTAAAAAGATACAACAATTACCTGATACAGGACATTCTGAACAAACGCCTATATGGGTAGGCGGATTACTTGTCTTGGGTGGTATGGTATTAACAAGACGTTACACTGCTTAA
- the cobA gene encoding uroporphyrinogen-III C-methyltransferase gives MSLIDAPQVYLVGAGPGNPLLLSKKAERCIQRADVILYDQLVNPFILQLSSPETEWIHVGKTPYTTYMRQDEINALMIEKTKTHDTVVRLKGGDPAIFGRLADEVDILKNNHISFEVVPGITAASAAMSQLHRGLTERGVARNITFTTGHFKDNEENPIDMTTLKNDGTLAIYMGVKRLPKLMKEVQSVITDDLPVAVIFNATCVNQQVISGHVSTITEKIAALPERPGPGITIVGKVVRDILTEIPALAKVDYVCIKGARDKCMPQAMDIYERGGWAIIDDRATASIHPSQVEILTALIDTTTFTQYLSESQPVRQ, from the coding sequence ATGTCTCTAATAGATGCGCCACAAGTATATCTTGTAGGGGCAGGACCCGGTAATCCGCTATTATTATCGAAAAAAGCAGAGCGGTGTATTCAACGTGCAGATGTGATTCTCTATGATCAACTTGTCAATCCTTTTATCTTACAACTGTCTTCGCCTGAAACAGAGTGGATACATGTTGGGAAAACCCCATACACTACGTATATGCGACAAGATGAAATTAATGCGCTAATGATAGAAAAAACGAAAACACACGATACGGTGGTACGCTTAAAAGGTGGAGACCCCGCTATATTCGGGCGTCTTGCCGATGAGGTCGATATTTTAAAAAATAATCACATTTCTTTTGAAGTTGTACCTGGTATTACAGCTGCAAGTGCTGCAATGAGTCAGCTACATCGCGGACTGACTGAGCGTGGAGTGGCACGAAATATTACATTTACAACGGGGCATTTTAAAGACAATGAAGAAAATCCGATTGATATGACAACACTTAAAAATGATGGAACGCTTGCAATTTACATGGGTGTGAAACGCTTGCCTAAGTTAATGAAAGAAGTACAATCGGTGATTACAGATGATTTGCCAGTGGCTGTTATTTTTAATGCAACGTGTGTAAATCAACAAGTGATTTCTGGACATGTGTCTACGATTACTGAAAAAATTGCTGCATTACCTGAACGTCCAGGGCCTGGCATTACTATTGTTGGTAAAGTTGTCAGAGATATATTGACAGAAATCCCAGCTTTGGCAAAAGTTGATTATGTATGTATTAAAGGCGCGCGTGACAAATGTATGCCGCAAGCCATGGATATTTATGAAAGGGGCGGATGGGCGATTATTGATGATAGAGCAACCGCATCGATTCACCCATCACAAGTCGAAATATTAACCGCACTCATTGATACGACTACGTTCACACAGTATTTATCTGAGTCACAGCCCGTAAGACAGTGA